TCGTGCTCGGCGTGCTCGCGCTCGGGACATTCGTCGGCGTGCTCAACGCCGGCCTGGTCGTCACCTTGCGCGTTCATCCGCTGATCGTGACGCTCGGCATGGGCGCGGTCCTGCAAGGCGTGACCTTGCTCTACGCACTGGGACCGGTCGGTCGGGTGCCGCGCAGCTTCACCGTGCTCGCCTATGGACGCATCTCGGGCATCCCCATCGGAGCGACGCTTGCAGTCGTCCTTGGCATCCTGGTCGCGCTGCTGCTGCGATATTTGCCGCTCGGCCGCCAGATCTACGCCCTTGGCGATGATGCGAATTCCGCGCGTCTCGTGGGATTGCGGCGGACGCGCATCCTGATGCTGGTCTACGGCATCTCGGGCTTCTGCTGCGGGGCGACCGGGCTTTATCTCGCCGCGAGGTTCGGCGTTGGACAGCCCTACACCGGCGTCAACTACACCTTGGCTTCGATCACTCCGGTCGTGCTCGGCGGTACCTTGCTGAGCGGTGGCAAAGGCGGCGTGATCGGCACGCTGTTCGGCGCCTTTCTGATCACGCTCCTGAACAACCTGCTCAACTTCATGGACGTGTCGAAGCACTATCAATTGGTCGCGCAGGCGGTCATCATCATCCTTGCCGTCTCCATCTATGTCGAACGCCGCAGGATCGGGTGAGCAGGATGTCAGGCTCCGTAGAAATCGCCGGCTCCGTCACCCCGTCCTGGTCGGTCCGCAGCGTCATGGAAAGCTATGGCACAGCCCTCGCTCTGCCGCTGCTGCTCGCGCTTGGTGGCGTGATCTCACCGGCCTTCGTCAGTCCCGGTAATTTGTCCAACCTGCTGCTACAAGTCGCGCCGCTCGCGATCGCAGCCATGGGGCAAAGCCTGGTGATGATCGTTCGCGGCCTCGATCTCTCTGTCGCCTCGATGATGGCGACCGCCGCCGTGATCGCGACCGGTTTCTCGGGCCTCGACCAGAATGTCCCCGCCATCGTCGCGACGGCCTTGGTGGTCGCTGTCAGCGTTGGCCTGCTCAACGGCTTTCTCGTCACCAAGCGTCAGGTGTCCCCGTTCCTGGCAACGCTCGCCACGATGATCCTGCTCCAGGGATTCAGGTTCGCCTACACGCAGGGCGCGCCGTCCGGCAACGTGCCGCCGGTACTGCGGCTGCTCGGCTCCGGAAAATTTCACGGCGTGCCCTATAACGTACTCGTTCTGCTGTTCGTAGCGGTCTTGCTGGCTGGGGTCCTGCACCGTTCCGCTTTCGGAAGGAGGATTTTCATTGTCGGCGGCAATCCAGTGACGGGGCGCCTGTTTGGCATCCGCTCCGACGCGGTCATGATCGGCTGCTACCTGATCTCGAGCTGCCTTGCGGCGCTCGCCGGGCTGATCCTGAGCGGTTATGTCGGGCTCGTCGACAACTGGGTCGGGCAGGGGTACGAGCTCGACTCGATCGTAGCCTGTGTCGTCGGACGGGTGTCGCTGCGGGGCGGCCGCGGCTCGATCCTTGGCGCCCTCACGGGAGCCGCCATCATCGTCATCCTCGCCAACGAAGTGGTGCTGCTCGGCGTGCCGGTCCAGGTCCAATTGATCATCAAGGGCGTCGTCATTGTCCTCGCTGCTGCAATCTACACTCGTAGAGATGCACCATAGCGTTTTCTAAGGATGCGATGAGAGGAAACCCACCATGAGCGAGCATTGAGAGGAAACTGTTCCGGGTAGAAAACCGGGTACTCTCAAAAAAGTCCAATTGATTGTGCCGCTGCACCGAAGTTTGTTGCACGAGCGGACAGACCGGAGCGTTGCACGTGTTGTAGCCCCTGCGGAAGAGGTCTCCACAAGCGCATTGTTATTCGGCGATTGCTGAGGACATTCCGTGTTCATTACGATTGCCGTCAGCGACAATATTGGCTGGTTCATGGAGAACTTGCCGAGCGTTGGATGTCAGCCACCAGCGGCCATGACCCACCCCACCCGCACGTGCACATGATCGTACCGGGCGGCGGCATCTCGCCCGACGGCCAGCGCTGGGTGTCCTGGCGGCCAGGATTCTTCCCTGCCAGTGCGGGCGCTTTCACGCCTGTTCCGTCGGCTGTTCCTGGAGCGCCTGGCCACCCTCCACCAGGCCGGGCGCCTGATCTTCGGCAACGACGCCCACCTCGCCGGAGAACAATCATTAGCAACGTTGCTGGCAGCGTCGGGCAAGATGGAATGGGTCGTTTATGCCAAGCGTCCGTTCGGTGGCCCCGAGGCAGCGCTGGCCTATCTGTCGCGCTATTCCCACCGCGTCGCTATCGCCAACAGCCGCCTGCTCGCCTGCGGCCAGCAAGGCGTCACCTTCAGATGGAAGGATTACCGCGTCGAAGGGCCGCGACCGTCAAAAGCGGATGACGCTCGCGACGGACGAGTTCATTCGCCGCTTCCTCATCCACGTGCTCGCCTCCGCCGCATCCGCCACTACGGCCTGCTGGCGCGAGGCGCCTGCACCGACAACGTCGCACGCGCGCGCGAGCTGCTCTTCTCGCCATAGGCGGCTCCAGTCAGCCCGGCGACCTCCATCTCCATCAACCGCTGGGCGGCAAAGCCGATCATCTCGCGCAGAAGATCCGCGTCCGGGGCCTCCTCGACGAGCGCGCGAAGGTTCATCATCTCGTCGGTCATCGGTGGTTCCTCGAATCGAGTTGGTGTCAGCAACCCGACCCTACCGGGCAATCACCGGTGACCACCGCAAAGCCGTCCGCCCGCTACGGCGCTATGGGAGAGCGCGCGGGCGGACGGCTTTGCTCTACCAAGTTACACCACGCCCGGGAACACCGCCCTTAAAAGTATCGCAAAGCGGCAACCCGGACAAGCGCAACGACGGCTCTGGGTCGCGGGCGGAAGTCTCATGCAGAGTAAATCTCGTCTGCACAACCTCGGGCAACTGATACGCGTGGCCCTGACGGGCTTCACCTGAACCGCCTCCGTACCGCGATAGGAAATCTGTGCGTCTTCTCCGTCGTGACCGAAGCGCGACCCTTCTGGCGCCCTAGCGTCCACCCGAAGTCGCCTCCGGATCCTCACCAAGGGCCTACCTCGCCACCCTCGGTCTCGCCGCTTGGCGCGGCAAAGATCGATGTTTGATAATGCGATAGGCCCCGGACGGCTAAGGCCTTGAGCCGGTTCACGGCCTATCGGGTGCTGCGGCGCTTGGTCCTGCGGCCGAGGTCCATGCCGTCAATTGGCCAGGAGACTAAGGCCGCTATCCTACTCGACTTGCCGGCCGACCATTTGGCGGCCACTGATCGCTCACGAACGGCGGTTTTTGGGCGGGTCTTCGAGATCCGACCTTCCGAATTAGGCTGCTCTCCTGTAACAAAATAGGGCTTCTGCGATAGTGGGCTTCACGATGTAGCGGACCCCCGCTACCACCATTCCCCACACTCCCTTTACTCTGCTTGGGTATGCCTCCCCGCCAATCAGCGAGTTGAGACGGCCAGCAATTTCAACACAGACCCCGCCCGGGCGCGTGTCATCTCTCGACACCGTCACCGTCTCCACAAGATCTCGAATTGCTTCGGCAGCCTCCGTATCGCCTGCGCTCACACCTTTGCCGAGCGCATTTTCGAGCCGCGCCAATTGCTCTTCGTATCGCCTAAGAATGACGGGGTGGAGCGCAATCGGCTGCGAAGCGGAGGGCTGGCTTTGCAATTCAGCCATGATCCGCTTCCGATTGGCATCCAGAGCCGTGGACCGCGGGCCGAGAATCGAAGGATCGCCATGCCCCTTGGCGATGGCGTCAGCTGGATGCCGCAGCGAAGAAAAAGAAGCTCAATTATCCAGTATGATTGCGGGAACAGGTTTGCCGGCCGCTTCACAGACTGCCTCGATAAGCAGGCGAGATCGTGTCCC
This region of Bradyrhizobium sp. SZCCHNS1050 genomic DNA includes:
- a CDS encoding ABC transporter permease, yielding MTAIAARLAMPWWLRSNAGLAGVLVLICAVYLVGATVSDRFLTLGNLLNVYEQTTDLALVSIGQTLTILSGGIDLSVGSLISLTSCLTSGLINGNPDRVVPVVLGVLALGTFVGVLNAGLVVTLRVHPLIVTLGMGAVLQGVTLLYALGPVGRVPRSFTVLAYGRISGIPIGATLAVVLGILVALLLRYLPLGRQIYALGDDANSARLVGLRRTRILMLVYGISGFCCGATGLYLAARFGVGQPYTGVNYTLASITPVVLGGTLLSGGKGGVIGTLFGAFLITLLNNLLNFMDVSKHYQLVAQAVIIILAVSIYVERRRIG
- a CDS encoding ABC transporter permease: MSGSVEIAGSVTPSWSVRSVMESYGTALALPLLLALGGVISPAFVSPGNLSNLLLQVAPLAIAAMGQSLVMIVRGLDLSVASMMATAAVIATGFSGLDQNVPAIVATALVVAVSVGLLNGFLVTKRQVSPFLATLATMILLQGFRFAYTQGAPSGNVPPVLRLLGSGKFHGVPYNVLVLLFVAVLLAGVLHRSAFGRRIFIVGGNPVTGRLFGIRSDAVMIGCYLISSCLAALAGLILSGYVGLVDNWVGQGYELDSIVACVVGRVSLRGGRGSILGALTGAAIIVILANEVVLLGVPVQVQLIIKGVVIVLAAAIYTRRDAP
- a CDS encoding transposase, producing the protein MRALSRLFRRLFLERLATLHQAGRLIFGNDAHLAGEQSLATLLAASGKMEWVVYAKRPFGGPEAALAYLSRYSHRVAIANSRLLACGQQGVTFRWKDYRVEGPRPSKADDARDGRVHSPLPHPRARLRRIRHYGLLARGACTDNVARARELLFSP